The segment TAGATCGTATGGAGCGCATGGTGGAACGGGATAAAAATCATGCTTCCATCATCATCTGGAGTTTAGGTAACGAATGTGGTAATGGTCAGGTTTTTCATGATGGTTATAAATGGATCAAAGAAAGAGATAAAACACGTCCTGTGCAATTTGAGCAGGCTGGCGAAGATTGGAATACAGATATTGTTTGTCCGATGTATCCGAGGATAAGTGATATGAAACGTTATGCGGAAAGCAAAACAAAAACACGTCCGTACATCATGTGTGAATATTCGCATGCGATGGGCAACAGTAACGGTAATTTCCAGGAATATTTCGATATCATCCGCAACAGTCCGCATATGCAGGGAGGTTTCATCTGGGATTGGGTTGATCAGGGTTATAAACAAAGAGATAAAAACGGAAATGTATTTTGGGCTTATGGTGGTGATCTTGGCAGTTATAATTTGCACAACGATGAAAACTTTTGTTCAAATGGTTTGATTGCTGCTAACCGTACTCCACACCCGGGTTTATTCGAAGTAAAGAAAGTGTACCAGGATATTCTATTCTCAACAAAAGATATCGGTACAGGTGTTATTAACATAAGTAACCGTTTCAATTTTACAAATCTCAAAGAATATGATTTTGCCTGGACGTTAACAAAAAACGGAACGGTGGTTTATACGGGTTCATTTAATGTTGATGCTGCCCCTCACACAAATAAGGAAGTAAAGCTTGCGTTGCCTGCAGATAAATTAGTGGAGGCAGGTGAATATTTTATAAGTGTATACGCAAATATTTCTGCAAGAAGTACAACTGAAATGTTGCCGGTGGCACATGAAATAGCACGGGAGCAATTCAAATTGAGCGGCGATTACTTTACAAATCGTAAACCTGTGACAGGAAATTTGCAGGTAAAGAATGAAAACGGGAAGTTGAGTTTTTCAGCAGGTAATGTAACAGGTGAAATTGATTTGAAAACTGGTGTGGTAAGAAATTACCGTATAAAAGATGGTATGCAGTTAAGTCGTTTTCCTGAACCCTATTTCTGGCGTGCACCAACCGATAATGATTTTGGCAGCGGCATGCCTGCAAATCTCGGTATCTGGCGCTCGGCACATCAAACAAAAAAAGTGAAGAGTGTAATTGCAGATGAGCAAACAAAAGAGGGTGTGGCAATAAAAGTAGAATACGAATTAACAGGTATAGCAGTTCCTTATACCATTGAGTATTTTATACAGAACGATGGCAGTATTAAACTAACGGCAAGTATGGATATGAGCGGAAGAGACCTGCCTGAGTTGCCACGTTTTGGTATGCGTATGCAATTGCCGCCTATGTTCGACAGTTTACAATACTATGGTCGTGGACCATGGGAGAATTACAGCGATCGTAAAACATCTTCGTTCGTCGGATTATATAATGGTAATGTAAAGGATCAGTTTACATCTAACTATATCCGTCCGCAGGAGAATGGGTACAAAACAGATGTACGTTGGATGTCGCTCACCAATAATAACGGACGAGGTTTGTTGATCGAAGGTGTGCAGCCTATTTGTTTCAGTGCGTTGCCTTATGCAACAGAAAGTATGGATCCCGGTATGACGAAGAAACAACAGCACCCAAGTGATTTGCGTCCGGATAATAATGTATATCTGCAAATAGATTACAAACAACGTGGTGTTGGTGGTGATGATAGTTGGGGTGCATTGCCTCATCCTGAATATCGTTTAACAGAAAAGAAGTACAGTTATAGTTATATCATTCGTTTATTGAATTAAAGTTCATGATCGTACAGAATATTAAATTCCTTTTTTTGTTATTGCTCATTGGGGCATGCAACAGACATACAGCAGTAAAAACGAAACAAACAACTGTTACGCCAGATGGTTATACATTAGTGTGGGCAGATGAGTTTAACAGTAGTGGCAAACCCGATTCAGCGAACTGGAATTATGAATATGGGTTTGTGCGCAATGAAGAGTTACAATGGTATCAACCAGAGAATGCAAGTGTTGGAAATGGTTTGTTGCTGATCGAAGCAAGGAAAGAAGAAAAACCAAATCCCGGTTACAAAGAAAACAGCAGAAGCTGGCGTACAAACAGGCCAACCATTCAGTACACTTCTTCCTGTTTACTAACAAGAGGAAAGCAAAGCTGGTTGTATGGTCGTTTTGAATTGCGTGCAAAGATCGGCATCAGTAAGGGTATGTGGCCCGCATGGTGGACATTGGGAATTGATAAAGGTTGGCCGGGCAATGGCGAGATCGATATTATGGAATATTACCGGGGGATGTTGCTGGCGAATATTGCTTGCTTAGGCAGTGATCGTAAAGCGCAATGGTTCAGCAATACATTTAAAACAGATTCATTAGGCGGAGAGGCTTGGGCAAGTAAATTTCATGTTTGGCGAATGGATTGGACAGAAGAGTTTATTGCATTGTATTGCGATGAGCAGTTGTTGAATAAAGTAACTTTAGATAAGTTAATGAATAAGGATGGCAGCGGCTTTAATCCCTTCAAACAAAAGCATTACATGTTGCTGAATCTCGCCATGGGTGGAATGAATGGCGGAGATATTACAGGAACAACCTTCCCGCAGAAATTTGAAATAGATTACGTTCGGGTTTACCAGAAGAAATAATCAAGTATGAATGTGACTTACAGTACGAGAATAGTAGCGATGTTTTGCGCAGTTGTTTTATATGCAGGCGTCGCCTCTGCACAATACAACGCTTACCTGTTCACTTATTTTACCGGTAATGCAAAAGCTGATGAACAGATCAAGTTCGCCATCAGTAAAGATGGCTATAATTTTCGTGCATTGAACGGTAATAAGCCGGTTATTCAATCTTCGACAATCAGTGAAACTGGTGGTGTGCGTGATCCGCATATTCTTCGTGGTGCCGATGGTAAAACATTTTACATGGTGGTAACCGATATGGTTTCTGCGAATGGATGGAACTCCAACAGAGCAATGGTGTTGCTCAAGTCAACTGATCTGATCAACTGGTCGTCGAGCGTCATCAATATGCAAAAACGTTTTGCTGGCAACGATAGTTTGTTGCGTGTATGGGCACCACAAACCATTTATGATCCAAAGGCGAAGAAGTATATGATCTATTGGTCGATGAAGCATGGCAAAGGTGCTGATATCATTTACTATGCCTATGCAAATGCTTCGTTCACCGATCTGGAAACAGAACCCAAGCAATTGTTCTTCAGCCCAACAAATGGTTCATGCATTGATGGTGATATTATTTTTAAAGATGGTAAATATCATCTCTTCTTTAAAACAGAAGGCGAAGGTGCAGGAATAAAAATAGCAGTATCAGATAAGTTAACAGAAGGGTATGTGTTGCAGGATAAATATGTGCAGCAAACAAAAGATCCGGTTGAAGGTGCAGGTGTATTTAAACTGAACAATGGCGAAGGATATATTTTGATGTATGATGTGTACACAAAAGGGAAGTATCAATTCACAAAAACCAAAGATCTGAAAACATTTACGGTGATTGACCAGGAAGTAACCATGAACTTTCATCCACGGCATGGAACTGTAATGCCAATTACATCTGCAGAAGCAGAACGTTTGATGAAGAAGTGGGGAGCAGCAGAAGATGTGCTTGGAAATGCTGCATCAAAACAAATCAAGAAGATCAACACAAGAGTTGATACAGTTAACAAAACAGTTTATCTCTCCGTAAAAACGGGTACAAATCTCAAAGCATTTGATCCTGCGTTCAGGTTATTGCCTGCAACAACTGTTTCGCCTGTAACGCCACAGGATTTTTCGAAAGGCGCTGTAAAGTATGTGGTGAGCATTAAAGGACAGCAACCGCAAACATGGAAAGTAGTTGCGCAGGAAAATCACAACCCTGTACTCGAAGGTTACTTTGCCGATCCGGATGTGTTGTATTCGCAGAAAACAAAAAAGTATTATATCTATCCAACAAGTGATGGGTTTGATGGATGGTCAGGAACTTATTTCAAAGCTTTTTCATCAACTGATCTGGTAAGCTGGAAAGATGAAGGCGTGATCCTTGATCTTCTTAAAGATGTAAGCTGGGCCAAACGTAATGCATGGGCGCCTTGTATTATTGAAAAGAAATTAAACGGGCAGTACAAATACTTTTATTATTTCACTGCGGCACAAAAAATTGGTGTTGCTGTTGCCGATGATCCTGCAGGTCCATTTAAAGATATGGGCAAAGCATTGATCGATAAAAAACCTGAAGGCGTTAGAGGCGGACAGGAAATTGATCCCGAAGTGTTCACTGATCCAAAAACAGGTAAGAGCTATTTGTATTGGGGTAACGGCTATATGGCTGTTGCAGAATTAAATGAAGATATGATTTCGCTGAAACCAGAAACCTTGGCGACGATCAAAGTTGACAGAACATTTCGTGAAGGAACAACTGTTTTCTTCCGCAACGGTTTGTATTATTTTATGTGGAGCGAAGATGACACGAGAAGTGAAAACTATCGTGTGCGTTACGGCACTTCCACATCGCCGTTAGGACCAATTACTATCCCTGCAGATAATTTAGTAATTGCAAAAGATCCTTCAACCGGTATCTATGGTACGGGACATAACTCTATTCTGCAAATTCCAGGTAAAGACGAGTGGTATATTGTATATCATCGTTTCAATTATCCAAAAGGAATTACCATGGGCAGTGCTGCCGGTTTTAACCGTGAAGTTTGTATTGATAAAATGGAGTTTAATCCGGATGGCAGTATTAAGTTGGTGAAGCCTACACATGCGGGTGTGAAACCCATTCAGTAACTTCAGGCAATTAAAACACGATTGAAATGTTTAAGTTTTTTTTCAGTGCCATAGTTTTGTTGTCTCTCGTTTTTGATTGTATTTCACAAACTGCAACATTAAAAACATTCCCACTTGCTGACGTACGCTTGTTGAATAGTCCTTTTAAGCAGGCGCAGGAAACAGATAAAAAATATATACTGTCACTTAATGTGGATCGTTTGCTGGCTCCCTTTTTAAAAGAAGCAGGTATTGAAACAAAAGCCATCAGTTACCCCAACTGGGAAAACAGCGGACTCGATGGACATATTGGTGGACATTATCTGTCTGCATTGGCAAACATGTATGCAGCAACAGGTGATGCAGAAATATTGAGAAGACTTACCTACATGATCGATCAGCTGGAGAAATGCCAGCAAAAAGATGCAGATGGTTATGTGGGCGGTATTCCCGGTGGAAAAAAAATGTGGAATGATGTAGCTGCAGGAAAGATCAACGCCGGAAGTTTTTCGTTGAATGAGAAGTGGGTACCTCTTTACAATATTCATAAGTTGTATGCCGGATTGATTGATGCTTACAATATTGCCGGTAATCAAAAAGCAAAGACAGTTCTGATAAAACTCTCCGATTGGTTTTATAACATCACAGCTAAACTCAGCAACGAACAGTTGCAAACAATTCTCCGTAGCGAACATGGCGGCATGAACGAAGCCTTTGCTGATGTGGCTGCTATCACAGGCGATAAAAAATACTTAGAACTGGCCAAATGCTTATCTCATCAAATAATATTGAATCCGTTGCTGCAACAGAAAGATGCACTCAATGGATTACATGCAAATACACAAATACCCAAAGTTATCGGCTTTATGCGCATTGCAGAAATAACCGGCGACAGCAGTTGGGCCAATGCAGCCAACTTTTTCTGGAATACAGTTGTAACCCGCAGAACAATTTCTATTGGTGGTAACAGTGTGCGGGAACATTTTCATCCTGCTAACGATTTCTCTTCCATGATCGAAACAAAAGAAGGCCCTGAAACCTGCAACAGTTACAATATGCTCAAGTTATCGAAGCAATTGTTTCTTGCACATCCTTCTTCACAATACACGGATTATTATGAAAGAACGATGTATAATCATATTCTTTCTTCGCAACATCCCAATGGTGGCTTTGTTTATTTCACACCCATTCGTCCACGCCATTACCGTGTGTATTCACAACCGCAAATGGGCATGTGGTGTTGCGTTGGTACAGGTATGGAAAATCATGGTAAGTATGGCGAGTTGATCTATGCACACAATGAAAAAGATCTTTATGTCAACTTTTTTATTCCTTCCATTCTCAACTGGAAAGAAAAAGGATTGCGTGTTGAACAGTTAACAGCTTTCCCAAACAGTGAAGAAACACAATTGAAGATCATCATTAATAAGCCGCAACAGTTTGCAATCGTATTGCGTTACCCATCATGGTTAAAAGACGGAAAGCTGAAAGCATACGTAAATAAAAAAGAAGTGCTGTTGAAGAAGAATGCAGATTCTTATGTATCGATTTCACGCACATGGAAAACAGGTGATGTGTTATCCATTCAATTACCTATGGAAATAAAAGCAGAGTTTTTACCAGACAGTTCTTCGTGGGTAAGTTTTGTTCGTGGACCAATAGTGTTGGCAGCTGCAACAGATACCACCGGTACAACAGGATTGAAAGCTGATGATAGTCGCATGGGGCATATCGCTAACGGACCTTCATATTCAATTGAAGATGCACCAATGATTATTACGGGTAGCAAAAAAAATATAACATCTCTAAAGTCGGTAACGGGTAAGGCATTTACCTATACAGCTTCCGATCTTATTTATCCGGCAAAATATAAAAGTCTGCAGCTGGTTCCTTTTTATACATTACATGATACACGTTACATGTTGTATTGGCGCTATGCAACTCCTGCACAACTGGAATCGATAAAAGAAGAGATAAGAAAAAAAGAAGAAGTGCAATTGGTATTGGAGAAAATAACTGTCGACCAGGTCGCCCCCGGTGAGCAGCAACCGGAATCTGATCATAACTTTAAAGGTGAGCAAACAGAATCGGGTGTGCATAAAGACCGTCATTGGCGTACTGCAAAAAAATGGTTCAGCTACGAGTTAAAAAATACAGATGCTGCTGCACGCATACTTCGTATTACTTATTTCGGGCAAGACAGGAATCGCTTGTTTGATATTTATGTAAATAATGTGTTGTTGCAAACAGTTGAGCTGAATGGTTCAAAAGGCGATCAGTTTTTTGATGTGGATTATGAATTGCCTGCAGAAGTGGCAAAAGAGAAATTGATCGCAGTGAAATTTGTTGCAAAAGAAAAGTCAACGGCAGGCGGTATTTATTATGTGCGGTTGGTGAAATAGAAATTAGATCTACCGGGTAGTTCATTACTGTGTTCACTCATCAATAAAATAGCGACGTGCTTGCGTATTATATTGCAGCAAATTCTTTTTGTATCAGCAGGGTAAAATAGAATTAAACATATTCTTCCATACTATAAACAGAATTATTAATGAGCCGGATATTGATTGTAATTATTTGTTGCTTTTTGTCAACGTCGTTAAATGCGCAGACTTATGCAAGCGAAAGGCAATGGTGGCTGCAGCAAATGGATAAAATGGCGAGACCTGTTCTTTCAAATCTTGCTGAAGGAACATTGAAAGACAAAATGCCGGTGGAGTTGGCGAAGTCGGTTGACAATGCAGCTAACCGCAGCGCTGTATCTTATCTTGAAGCGTTTGGAAGAACATTAAGCGGCATCGCTCCATGGCTTAATTCAGAAGCAGGATCAGCTGATGAGATTGCGTTGCGTAAGCAATACCGTCTATGGACTTTAAAAGCAATTAAAAATGCAGTAAATCCCCAATCAAAAGATTATTTGAAATGGGATGGTGGACAACCGTTGGTAGATGCATCTTTTGTTGCATTGGGTTTGGTTCGCTGTCCGTGGCTTTGGCAAAATCTTGATAGTGCAACAAAGCAACAGGTAGTTACAGTTTTCAAAAAAACAAGAGCTACAGTTCCTGTTTATTCGAACTGGCTGTTGTTTACCGGGATGATCGAAGCTTTTTTTTGTAAGTACGGAATGGAGTATGATCCGGTACGTATTGAATTCGCAGTTCGTGAGTTTGCCAATCATTGGTATACCGGTGATGGGTTATTTTCTGATGGAATGAGTTTTCATATGGATTACTATAACAGCATTGTTATCCACCCTTATCTCGCCGCAATTGTTGAAACGATCAATAACAGCAATAAAAAATACCAATGGTATGCACCACAACTGTTGCGCATTAATAAGCGTTACGCTGAAATACAGGAAAGAAGTATCAATGCTGATGGAAGTTATCCTGTGATCGGTCGTTCAATTGTTTATCGTGGTGGAGTATTTCATCACCTGGCTGATATTGCGCTGCGAAAGCAATTGCCTGAATCATTAACGCCTGCACAGATCCGGTCTGCATTAGCTGCAGTCGTTAAAAAAACAATGGATGCCCCCGGCACTTATACAAAAGAAGGATGGTTGAGTATTGGTTTGTACGGATCACAACCGTCACTTGCAGACGTATACATTACCACCGGCAGTCTTTATATCTGTTCGAATATTTTTCTTCCATTGGGATTGCCTGAAACAGATGAGTTTTGGTCTGCAGCACCTCAGCCATGGACCTCAGTAAAAGTTTGGAGTGGTCAGGATGTAAAAGCTGATCATGCAATGGATGCACATTGATTTTTTATCAGCGACTTTTTTAAAGACTTGGTGATTGTCTGTATATGGAAATCGTTTTTTGCTTTCAACATCTCACACCATATTACTGATGTAAAAAGCCACCCGAAGGCGGCTTTTAAAGCTGTGGAGAGTATCGGGGTCGAACCGACGACCTCTTGCATGCCATGCAAGCGCTCTAGCCAACTGAGCTAACCCCCCAACGGGCAGCAAATATAGCAGTTTTTGTAAAAGAAAATCATTCGCCGTTTTGCGCTTATCTTGCGCTAACGATTGTATTTTTCTAAAACTTTAGCTGTATGGATATTCAGTTCAATAAGAATGATGATGTAATGAAATTATCGCTTACCGAAATGCGGAAACGTCTGCAAAAGATCTATGAAGGTGGCGGTAAAAAATCAATAGAAAAACAACGGGAAAGGAACAAGCTAACTGCACGTGAACGCATCGGATATCTCCGTGATGCAGATAAACCATTTATTGAGATCGGCGCTTTTGCGGGCTATGAAATGTATGCGGAGCAAGGTGGTTGTCCGGCTGGAGGCACCGTTGCAGGTATTGGTTATGTGAGCGGAAGGCAATGTGTGATCGTAGCGAATGATCAAACGGTAAAAGCCGGTGCATGGTTTCCCATCAGCGGTAAAAAGAATTTAAGGTTGCAGGAAATAGCAATGGAGAATCGATTGCCGGTGATTTATCTGGTTGATAGCGCCGGCGTGTTTCTTCCCATGCAGGATGAAATTTTTCCCGACAAAGAACATTTCGGTCGCATCTTTCGCAACAATGCAAGAATGAGTGCAATGGGTATCACACAAATTGCTGCGGTAATGGGGGCATGTGTTGCCGGCGGTGCTTACTTGCCTATCATGAGCGATGAAACATTAATGGTGGAAGGGAATGGCTCTATCTTTTTGGCCGGGCCATATCTGGTGAAAGCAGCCATTGGTGAAGATATTGATGCTGAAACATTAGGAGGCGCCACTACGCATACAGAAATATCAGGCATTGCTGATTACAAATTCAAGACTGAGCAGGAATGTTTAGATGAAGTAAAGAAATTGATGAGTAAGCTCGGTGAAAAAAGAAAAGCCGGTTTCGATCGGGTTGCTGAAAAGCTTCCGAAAAAGAAAGTTGAAGAATTATATGGTTTGTTTCCTGCAGATGGAAAGCCTTATGATATGCTTGAGATCATTGAGCGTATTGTTGACGACAGCGACTTTGATCAGTTTAAACAGGATTACGGTAAAACAATTGTTTGCGGTTATGCACGTATTGATGGTTGGGCAGTTGGTATTGTCGCTAATCAGAGAACCATTGTAAAGAACAGGAAAAATGAAATGCAGTTAGGCGGCGTGATCTATAACGATAGTGCTGATAAAGCTGCCCGTTTTATTCTCAACTGTAATCAAAAGAAAATACCATTGGTGTTTTTGCAGGACGTAACCGGTTTTATGGTCGGCAGCAGAAGCGAACATAGTGGCATTATTAAAGATGGTGCGAAGATGGTGAATGCAGTTGCCAACAGTGTTGTGCCAAAGATCACCATCGTTATAGGCAATTCGTATGGTGCTGGTAACTATGCGATGTGCGGCAAGGCTTATGACCCACGTTTTATCTATGCATGGCCCACTGCAAAAATTGCGGTGATGGGTGGCGACCAGGCAGCCAAAACATTATTACAAATACAGGTGGCTGCTATGAAAGCCAAAGGCAAAGAAGTGAGTGCAGAGGAAGAAAAGAAATTACTGGATGAAATAAAAGGCAGGTACGAAACACAAACAACACCTTACTATGCAGCTGCACGATTATGGGTAGACGAAATTATTGATCCAATTGAAACCAGGAACGTGATTAGTGAGGGAATTCATGCAGCCAATCACAACCCGGATCTGGATGATTTAAAAGTGGGTGTGTTTCAAGTATAGAAGTACAATTTCAATTACCCGGTTGTCTTATGCGTAACATCTATAGTGTCTTTTTTCTTAATGTACTTTGTTTTACAGTGAGTTGCTTTAGCCCGCCACCTGACAGAGCGATGCTGAGCGATACTTATCTGAACAAGCAATTAAAGGATTACAAGTCGGTATTGCTGGTTTTTACCGGTACTGCTGTTGATAGAACAATTCTGGAGAATCTAGGTGTTGAACTGACCAAGAAATTAAAAAAGAAAAATATTGTTGTAACAACTGAATACTTCGGTGATGAAAACAGTAAAACAACCAGCCACCTTTTACGTGTGATCAATAAAATGCAAGCAGATGCAGTAATTGTATTTACTCCGTTAAACGGAGCAAAAATTAAAGAGTATTATGGAGGGGTTCAGGGTTTAGAAACCAGACAGGCTAAAACAAGTCAGCGGTATGACATACGCCTATACGATGAAAGTGAAAAACCGGTGTGGGGAGCAAGACTAAATATTCATATCACAATTGACAGTAAAAGGCCGTATTCGAAAATTGCGGATAGGATTGTGTTGCATATGTACGAGAACGCCATCCTGAAAAAGTAAAAAATAAAAAGCTCCATCAATCGATGGAGCTTTTACTATTATGAAACAGCCGTTGCTTACGCCTTCGCTGTTTTCAATTCTTTCGCCGTCAACAATGCATATCCACCAAAGAACATGGTGCAGAATACAGCTGTTGCGTAGAGGCTACCTGTGTAAAACGGAATACCATCAGTTAATGTAAGCATCAATCCTTCCATTGTTTTTGGATGATGATAACCACCACCGCCGATCCACACCAGGAAATTACTTACGAAGAAATAAACTGTTGGACCGGCCAAAGCGCCTAAGCCGATCTGCCATGCTTTCTTTTGGTTGATGAAGAAACCAATCACAGTTAAGCCTGCAAATAAAATATAATTAGTGAGCTGACCGCCATAAAAACCCTGTATCGATGTGAGCCCTGCGTTATATAAAACCTGGTAAAAGGCATCGCTGATGAACATGCTGAGGATAGGTAATGCGAAGGCATATTTCTTATCCTTGATCACCGAACCTGCAAACAGCGCAATAGCAATTTGTGGTGCAAAGCCCAACGGACGGTTCGGTAAAATGCGATAAAGGGCAGCCACAACTATGAGTGCTAATAATGTAAAAACGAATGTTTTATTCAACTTCATAATAACCAATATTGAACAGCAAAAGTAACTAAAAACAACTCCCGACCGTTCATTTTTTCTTTGGCTTTTTCCCGACATGTGGATAAGCCATAAACTGTTATTTTAGCTTTATGGCAAAACACCTTGAAACAGGCAGGCAGGGAGAGGAGTTGGCAGTTGAATGGCTGCTGGTACAGGGTTTTGTGGTTATGCACCGAAACTGGAAGCATTCTTATTTTGAGTTAGATGTAGTTGCTTCAAAAGACAATATTCTTCACTTTATTGAAGTAAAGACAAGAACAACTGATACATATGGTCATCCGGAAGAAGGAGTAACAGCCAAAAAACTGGAACGGTTAATGAATGCCGGAGAAGAATTTCTCTATCAACATCCGGAATGGAAAAGGATACAGTATGACATTCTGAGCATCCGCCTGCACAGATATAAAGCACCGGAGTATTTCTTTTTGGAAGACATAAGCTGATCAAGGTACAAGAGTCAAGTAAAACAAAAAGGCACAAGGTTTCAAACTTGAACCTTGTGCCTTGAATCTTGAGCCTTGTATCTTCTTAATACTTTGGATTAACGCCGGTGTAATTGTAAGGCGTAATAGCACTTAATTCTTTCTTCACCTCAGCACTCACTTTTAATCCTTTAATAAACGCCTGCATTGATTTTTGAGTAATAGTAGCATTTCCTCTTGTCAATTCTTTCAATGCTTCGTATGGGTTTGGATAGTTTTCCCGACGAAGAATTGTTTGAATGGCTTCGGCAACTACTGCCCAGTTATTTTCTAGATCCTGTTTGATCTTGTCTTCATTCAACAGCAGTTTATTCAACCCTTTGTCAATTGATTTTAAGGAAAGGATGGAATGTGCAAACGGAACACCGAGGTTGCGTAATACAGTTGAATCGGTGAGATCACGCTGTAATCTTGAAACGGGAAGTTTAGCTGATAAATGCTCGAACAAGGCATTGGCGATACCAAGATTACCTTCTGCATTTTCGAAATCGATCGGGTTTACTTTATGCGGCATGGCGCTGCTGCCAACTTCACCTTTTTTGATCTTTTGTTTGAAGTAATCCATTGACACGTATGTCCAGATATCACGACAGAGATCAATAAGAATGGTGTTGATGCGTTTAATGCTGTCCATTTGTGCAGCAAGATTATCGTAATGCTCAATCTGCGTCGTGTATTGCTGGCGTTGCAGGCCAAGTTTTGTTTCAACAAACTCATTACCGAATTTCACCCAATCTTTCTTCGGAAAAGCAACAAAATGCGCATTGAAGTTTCCGGTTGCACCGCCAAACTTTGCCGATGTTGGTAATGCAGATAATTGCTGCAATTGATTTTCGAGCCGCTCAACAAACACCATGATCTCTTTACCAAGTTTGGTAGGCGATGCAGCCTGTCCATGCGTGCGTGCAAGCAACGGAATATTTTTCCAGTCTTTTGCGAAACCTTTCAGCTTTAGAATTAATGTTGAAATGGAGGGAAGTAATTCGTTTTCCAATGCTTCTTTCCATGATAACGGAATCGAAGTATTGTTGATGTCCTGAGAAGTAAGGCCAAAATGGATCCACTCTTTCAAATCGTTTAAGTTGAGTGCTTCCAGTTCACGCTTCAGAAAATATTCAACAGCCTTTACATCGTGATTGGTAATGCTTTCAAGATTTTTGATCTCCTGCGCCTGTGCCACGGTGAAATTCGTCACCACATCTTTTAAAGCCTGTTTCTGTTTTGGCGTGAGTTTAAAGAATTTCTTTTCAGAGAGAAACAGGAAGTATTCAATTTCCACCAGCACACGGTAACGGATAAGTGCAAATTCGGAGAAATAAGCATCGAGTTGCTGCAATTGATTACGATAACGTCCGTCGACCGGGGAAATGGCTGTGAGATTTTGAAGTTCCATGAAATTGTTTACAGTTTGTAGTTAATTAGTT is part of the Lacibacter sediminis genome and harbors:
- a CDS encoding glycoside hydrolase family 127 protein translates to MFKFFFSAIVLLSLVFDCISQTATLKTFPLADVRLLNSPFKQAQETDKKYILSLNVDRLLAPFLKEAGIETKAISYPNWENSGLDGHIGGHYLSALANMYAATGDAEILRRLTYMIDQLEKCQQKDADGYVGGIPGGKKMWNDVAAGKINAGSFSLNEKWVPLYNIHKLYAGLIDAYNIAGNQKAKTVLIKLSDWFYNITAKLSNEQLQTILRSEHGGMNEAFADVAAITGDKKYLELAKCLSHQIILNPLLQQKDALNGLHANTQIPKVIGFMRIAEITGDSSWANAANFFWNTVVTRRTISIGGNSVREHFHPANDFSSMIETKEGPETCNSYNMLKLSKQLFLAHPSSQYTDYYERTMYNHILSSQHPNGGFVYFTPIRPRHYRVYSQPQMGMWCCVGTGMENHGKYGELIYAHNEKDLYVNFFIPSILNWKEKGLRVEQLTAFPNSEETQLKIIINKPQQFAIVLRYPSWLKDGKLKAYVNKKEVLLKKNADSYVSISRTWKTGDVLSIQLPMEIKAEFLPDSSSWVSFVRGPIVLAAATDTTGTTGLKADDSRMGHIANGPSYSIEDAPMIITGSKKNITSLKSVTGKAFTYTASDLIYPAKYKSLQLVPFYTLHDTRYMLYWRYATPAQLESIKEEIRKKEEVQLVLEKITVDQVAPGEQQPESDHNFKGEQTESGVHKDRHWRTAKKWFSYELKNTDAAARILRITYFGQDRNRLFDIYVNNVLLQTVELNGSKGDQFFDVDYELPAEVAKEKLIAVKFVAKEKSTAGGIYYVRLVK
- a CDS encoding DUF2264 domain-containing protein, coding for MSRILIVIICCFLSTSLNAQTYASERQWWLQQMDKMARPVLSNLAEGTLKDKMPVELAKSVDNAANRSAVSYLEAFGRTLSGIAPWLNSEAGSADEIALRKQYRLWTLKAIKNAVNPQSKDYLKWDGGQPLVDASFVALGLVRCPWLWQNLDSATKQQVVTVFKKTRATVPVYSNWLLFTGMIEAFFCKYGMEYDPVRIEFAVREFANHWYTGDGLFSDGMSFHMDYYNSIVIHPYLAAIVETINNSNKKYQWYAPQLLRINKRYAEIQERSINADGSYPVIGRSIVYRGGVFHHLADIALRKQLPESLTPAQIRSALAAVVKKTMDAPGTYTKEGWLSIGLYGSQPSLADVYITTGSLYICSNIFLPLGLPETDEFWSAAPQPWTSVKVWSGQDVKADHAMDAH
- a CDS encoding DUF6580 family putative transport protein — encoded protein: MKLNKTFVFTLLALIVVAALYRILPNRPLGFAPQIAIALFAGSVIKDKKYAFALPILSMFISDAFYQVLYNAGLTSIQGFYGGQLTNYILFAGLTVIGFFINQKKAWQIGLGALAGPTVYFFVSNFLVWIGGGGYHHPKTMEGLMLTLTDGIPFYTGSLYATAVFCTMFFGGYALLTAKELKTAKA
- a CDS encoding acyl-CoA carboxylase subunit beta; translated protein: MDIQFNKNDDVMKLSLTEMRKRLQKIYEGGGKKSIEKQRERNKLTARERIGYLRDADKPFIEIGAFAGYEMYAEQGGCPAGGTVAGIGYVSGRQCVIVANDQTVKAGAWFPISGKKNLRLQEIAMENRLPVIYLVDSAGVFLPMQDEIFPDKEHFGRIFRNNARMSAMGITQIAAVMGACVAGGAYLPIMSDETLMVEGNGSIFLAGPYLVKAAIGEDIDAETLGGATTHTEISGIADYKFKTEQECLDEVKKLMSKLGEKRKAGFDRVAEKLPKKKVEELYGLFPADGKPYDMLEIIERIVDDSDFDQFKQDYGKTIVCGYARIDGWAVGIVANQRTIVKNRKNEMQLGGVIYNDSADKAARFILNCNQKKIPLVFLQDVTGFMVGSRSEHSGIIKDGAKMVNAVANSVVPKITIVIGNSYGAGNYAMCGKAYDPRFIYAWPTAKIAVMGGDQAAKTLLQIQVAAMKAKGKEVSAEEEKKLLDEIKGRYETQTTPYYAAARLWVDEIIDPIETRNVISEGIHAANHNPDLDDLKVGVFQV
- a CDS encoding YraN family protein gives rise to the protein MAKHLETGRQGEELAVEWLLVQGFVVMHRNWKHSYFELDVVASKDNILHFIEVKTRTTDTYGHPEEGVTAKKLERLMNAGEEFLYQHPEWKRIQYDILSIRLHRYKAPEYFFLEDIS